In the Campylobacter sp. RM6914 genome, one interval contains:
- a CDS encoding response regulator transcription factor, with product MPNSSILEILSDKKVLCLEDEVGILKNLTETLELFFGEVMGIEDGLEALDLATSGFYDVLVFDITVPHMDGLEVIKRVRQNNQNIPIIILSSHTEQEYLWRAVELKITRFLPKPYDKEAFIAALKDIARELGGDRQILNINTQARYDFAKKIIYIKDTACHLAKSESRLLEYFLKNKNKAVTYEELFDYLWEFDQPSKEAIKTIVKELRKKLGKDTIRNLYGVGYICEI from the coding sequence GTGCCAAATAGCAGTATTTTAGAAATTTTATCGGATAAAAAAGTTCTTTGTTTAGAGGACGAAGTTGGAATTTTAAAAAATTTAACCGAAACTTTAGAGCTGTTTTTTGGCGAAGTTATGGGTATAGAAGATGGACTTGAGGCACTTGATCTAGCCACAAGCGGTTTTTATGATGTGCTTGTTTTTGATATAACGGTTCCTCATATGGACGGGCTTGAGGTGATAAAGAGAGTTCGTCAAAACAACCAAAACATACCCATCATCATACTTTCAAGTCATACCGAGCAAGAGTATTTATGGAGGGCGGTAGAGCTTAAGATAACTAGGTTTTTACCAAAGCCCTATGATAAAGAGGCTTTTATCGCCGCATTAAAAGATATAGCTCGTGAGCTTGGAGGTGATAGACAAATTTTAAATATCAATACCCAAGCAAGATATGACTTTGCTAAAAAGATAATTTACATAAAAGATACTGCCTGTCACCTTGCAAAAAGCGAGAGTCGCTTACTTGAGTATTTTTTGAAAAATAAAAACAAGGCAGTCACTTATGAAGAGTTATTTGACTATCTTTGGGAATTTGACCAGCCAAGCAAAGAAGCGATAAAAACCATAGTTAAAGAGCTTCGTAAAAAGCTTGGCAAAGATACGATTAGAAATTTATACGGGGTTGGTTACATCTGTGAAATATAG
- the purH gene encoding bifunctional phosphoribosylaminoimidazolecarboxamide formyltransferase/IMP cyclohydrolase: MRALISVSDKEGIVEFAKGLVELGWEVISTGGTHKMLNENGVKALEVAEVTKSPEMFEGRVKTLHPKIHGGILHKRDDAAHVAQAKENAVEGIDLVCVNLYPFKQTTIRTDDFDEIIENIDIGGPAMVRSAAKNFKDVLIVTDVLDYDEILVRLREKRDDIEFRRSLMIKAYEHTAAYDSMIANYMNDRFNGGFGASKFIVGNKVFDTRYGENPHQKGALYEFEYFFSNNFRALKGEASFNNLTDINGALMLATSFNEAPAVAIIKHANPCGFAVKSNLLESYVEALKCDPVSAYGGVVAINGTLDKELAQKINEIYVEVIIAANVDKDALAVFESKKRIKIFTQDNKFLVRANDKYDFKRVDGGFVYQERDDVKDAELENMKLMSKRAASKAELSDADVAWKVAALTKSNCVVYVKDSAVVAIGMGMTSRVDAARAAVAKAKDMGINLNGCTLASEAFFPFRDSIDIAHKVGVKCIVEPGGSIRDDEVIEAANEYGMALYFTGIRHFLH; the protein is encoded by the coding sequence GTGAGAGCGTTAATTAGCGTAAGCGACAAAGAGGGTATTGTTGAGTTTGCAAAAGGACTTGTAGAGCTTGGCTGGGAAGTGATATCTACAGGCGGAACACATAAGATGCTAAATGAAAACGGAGTAAAAGCTCTTGAAGTAGCAGAAGTCACTAAAAGTCCGGAAATGTTTGAAGGTCGCGTAAAGACTTTACATCCTAAAATTCACGGCGGAATTTTACACAAAAGAGATGATGCGGCGCATGTGGCTCAAGCAAAAGAAAACGCAGTTGAGGGTATTGACCTTGTTTGTGTAAATTTATATCCGTTTAAACAAACTACTATTCGCACTGATGATTTTGATGAGATCATCGAAAATATCGACATCGGCGGTCCTGCTATGGTTAGAAGTGCGGCTAAAAATTTCAAGGATGTTTTGATAGTTACAGATGTTCTTGACTATGACGAAATTTTAGTAAGACTTAGAGAAAAACGTGACGATATCGAATTTAGAAGAAGCTTGATGATAAAAGCTTACGAGCATACGGCAGCATATGACTCAATGATAGCAAACTATATGAACGATAGATTTAACGGAGGATTTGGCGCGTCTAAATTTATCGTCGGAAATAAAGTTTTTGATACAAGGTATGGTGAAAATCCACATCAAAAAGGTGCGCTTTATGAATTTGAATACTTCTTTAGCAACAACTTCCGCGCACTAAAGGGCGAAGCTAGCTTTAACAACCTAACAGACATAAACGGTGCTTTAATGCTTGCGACAAGCTTCAATGAAGCTCCTGCCGTGGCGATTATCAAACATGCTAACCCATGCGGTTTTGCAGTAAAGTCAAATTTGCTTGAGAGTTATGTTGAGGCACTAAAGTGTGATCCGGTGTCTGCTTATGGCGGAGTAGTGGCGATAAACGGCACACTTGATAAAGAGCTGGCACAAAAGATCAATGAAATTTATGTTGAAGTAATTATCGCTGCAAATGTAGATAAAGATGCGCTTGCTGTTTTTGAAAGTAAAAAGCGTATTAAAATTTTCACGCAAGATAACAAATTCTTAGTTCGTGCAAACGACAAATACGACTTTAAACGCGTTGATGGTGGTTTTGTTTATCAAGAAAGAGATGACGTTAAAGATGCGGAACTTGAAAATATGAAACTAATGAGCAAAAGAGCCGCCAGTAAGGCAGAGCTATCGGACGCTGATGTTGCTTGGAAAGTTGCCGCTCTTACAAAAAGCAACTGTGTAGTTTATGTAAAAGATAGCGCTGTTGTAGCTATTGGCATGGGTATGACAAGTCGTGTGGATGCGGCTCGTGCTGCAGTTGCCAAAGCAAAAGATATGGGGATTAATCTAAATGGTTGCACACTTGCTAGTGAGGCGTTTTTCCCGTTTAGAGATAGTATAGATATAGCTCATAAAGTAGGTGTAAAATGTATAGTAGAGCCTGGAGGTAGCATAAGAGATGATGAAGTTATCGAAGCTGCAAACGAATACGGTATGGCGCTTTACTTTACGGGCATTCGCCACTTCTTGCATTAA
- the purL gene encoding phosphoribosylformylglycinamidine synthase subunit PurL gives MDKATIKAHKISDGEYENILKILGREPNLLELGVFSAMWSEHCSYKSSKKYLNGFPTKAPWVIQGPGENAGVIDVGDGYAAVFKMESHNHPSFIEPYQGAATGVGGILRDVFTMGARVVANMNSLRFGNFLGSDKVARYQRHLIKGSVAGIGHYGNCMGIPTIGGEVSFDESFNGNILVNAFALGLCKSDEIFYAKAEGVGNPVIYVGSKTGRDGLGGAVMASDSFNDENKSLRPTVQVGDPFAEKLLMEACLELFKTDYIIGIQDMGAAGLTSSSFEMAGRSGSGLKMHLDKVPMREEGMTPYELMLSESQERMLICAKKGYEEKIRAIFNKYDLDAEVIGEVTSSGKMELYWHNELVGEIPIEPLSEAAPVLDRPTAKAKYLDEIKNVTINDYKAVSNDEAFDKLLRDPHVLNKSFVYDQYDANIQTNTIKQPGFLGAGVIRVKETGRAVAMGMECSPRHNYVNPKIGAAMAVAASGRKVAMSGAVPLAITDCLNYGNPENPEVMWQFAQGCEGIKEACRELNTPVVSGNVSLYNDTDGVSVYPTPAIVNVGVNEDANKNLPSIFKGENTAIYLLGETSGEFAGSLYMKTLFNVVAGELKDVDYKQERALWDLVIEANKNDILEFANSIGTGGVAMTLAKMACMSGIGATCSCDFEDKRWVFDESFSRAIVGVKDEDKFKSLAQKYGVKAVKIGVTGSNKFEINDIKRDLKQIKEIYLNEFTRLVKQDD, from the coding sequence ATGGATAAGGCTACGATAAAAGCTCATAAAATAAGCGACGGTGAATATGAAAATATTCTTAAGATTTTAGGACGTGAGCCAAATTTACTTGAGCTTGGTGTCTTTTCTGCGATGTGGAGCGAACACTGCTCATATAAATCAAGTAAAAAATACCTAAACGGTTTTCCGACAAAAGCACCTTGGGTGATACAAGGACCTGGTGAAAATGCCGGAGTTATAGATGTCGGCGACGGATATGCGGCTGTGTTTAAAATGGAAAGCCACAACCACCCTAGCTTTATCGAGCCATATCAGGGTGCAGCCACTGGAGTTGGCGGAATTTTACGCGATGTATTTACCATGGGTGCAAGAGTCGTAGCTAACATGAACTCGCTTAGATTTGGAAATTTCTTAGGATCTGATAAAGTTGCTCGCTATCAACGCCACCTTATCAAAGGTTCGGTAGCTGGTATCGGACACTATGGAAACTGCATGGGTATACCGACTATCGGCGGCGAAGTAAGTTTTGATGAGAGTTTTAATGGCAATATCCTAGTAAATGCCTTTGCTTTGGGCCTTTGCAAAAGCGATGAAATTTTTTACGCAAAAGCTGAAGGTGTTGGTAACCCTGTGATATATGTCGGCTCAAAGACAGGTCGTGACGGTCTTGGTGGTGCGGTTATGGCAAGTGATAGCTTTAATGACGAAAACAAATCGCTTCGTCCTACCGTTCAAGTAGGAGATCCGTTTGCCGAAAAGCTACTTATGGAAGCTTGTTTGGAACTATTTAAGACTGATTATATTATAGGTATCCAAGATATGGGCGCTGCAGGACTTACGAGTTCAAGCTTTGAGATGGCAGGACGTAGCGGTAGTGGTTTAAAAATGCATCTTGATAAAGTTCCTATGAGAGAAGAAGGCATGACACCGTATGAGCTTATGCTTAGTGAAAGCCAAGAGCGTATGCTGATATGTGCCAAAAAAGGCTATGAAGAGAAGATAAGAGCGATTTTTAATAAATACGATCTTGATGCGGAAGTTATCGGAGAGGTAACTAGTAGCGGTAAGATGGAGCTTTACTGGCATAACGAGTTGGTTGGAGAGATACCTATCGAGCCTTTAAGTGAAGCAGCTCCGGTGCTCGATCGTCCGACTGCCAAAGCTAAGTATCTTGATGAGATAAAAAATGTAACGATAAACGACTATAAGGCCGTTAGCAACGATGAAGCCTTTGACAAACTGCTTCGCGACCCACACGTGCTAAATAAATCATTTGTCTATGACCAATACGATGCAAATATCCAAACAAATACAATAAAACAACCGGGCTTTTTGGGAGCAGGTGTGATAAGAGTAAAAGAGACCGGTAGAGCTGTAGCTATGGGTATGGAGTGCTCTCCAAGACATAACTATGTAAATCCTAAAATAGGAGCTGCCATGGCTGTTGCGGCAAGTGGACGTAAGGTAGCTATGAGTGGTGCCGTGCCTCTTGCTATAACAGACTGCCTAAACTATGGAAATCCCGAAAATCCTGAAGTTATGTGGCAATTTGCACAAGGTTGCGAGGGTATCAAGGAGGCTTGTCGTGAGCTAAACACTCCTGTTGTAAGCGGCAACGTAAGTCTTTATAATGATACGGATGGAGTTAGTGTGTATCCAACTCCTGCGATCGTTAATGTCGGTGTAAATGAAGATGCTAATAAAAATTTACCAAGCATATTTAAAGGCGAAAATACAGCCATTTATCTTCTTGGCGAGACAAGCGGAGAATTTGCCGGAAGTTTATATATGAAAACACTTTTTAACGTCGTAGCAGGTGAGTTAAAAGACGTTGATTATAAACAAGAAAGAGCATTATGGGATCTTGTGATAGAGGCAAATAAAAACGACATTCTTGAATTTGCAAATTCTATTGGCACAGGCGGAGTTGCTATGACTTTGGCTAAGATGGCTTGCATGAGCGGTATCGGTGCTACTTGTAGTTGCGACTTTGAGGATAAAAGATGGGTATTTGACGAAAGCTTTTCTCGTGCGATAGTTGGAGTAAAAGATGAAGATAAATTTAAATCTTTAGCACAAAAATACGGCGTAAAGGCTGTGAAGATAGGTGTTACCGGAAGTAATAAATTTGAAATAAACGACATTAAAAGAGATTTAAAGCAAATTAAAGAGATATATCTAAACGAGTTTACAAGACTTGTTAAGCAAGACGACTAA